The stretch of DNA CGTGGATGTGAGTTCCCCTAATTACACTTGTGTTGGCTTTTTAAcactttccctttttttctcAACTTAATTACTGTATGTAATACTCTTACCTCTTTTTAACCAAAAAGTAACAAATTTAttacccttttttaaaaaaatatatatattattagcaCTATTTTTGGTGAATGAAACTTAAATTTCCTTGGGACTGATGATACTGTGCAGGATGTTTGTGGAATCGTGCAAACGGATGAGGTTGATGAAAAGATAGAGAAAACAGACGTACAACTCATTTTCCTCATATAGTAATTATTTTCTTGGGCGATTCGACAATCACGCGAAAGCTTTGCTGCATGCCtacattattttcttctcttccttcaaGCTAATCAACTAGGCTGTGAAGATGATACGATCCCAAACCAAGAGGTGAAAAAGTTGAGCAACACATACAATACGAATTACCAAGTTGGAGATGCACAGGAGATATATATGAACGAGACGCATAAATGGAAGATTTATTATATCTAAATAGTACTTTACTACATTTAGTTTTGGATTTACAGTTTCATGTTTGATTTGCTACAATGTTTGTTACAAATTAAGCTTTTATATTGAGGAAAAGTTTATTGCTGCATCTTAGAAATTTACTCTAAAACCAAATACTGTATTATATTGTCGTTCTGATGGAATTGAAACAACATCATCTTCTCGATTCATAATTATCTGAACTTGTTCTTTGCTCTCACAGTAAACGAAGATTAATTCAAACCCGATTAGAAAATTCACTTTAAGTCTCACGAAGACTGGATTTAGCATATCCACACTATAGTGAGACTAATAAAGGTACTTTCAATTTGGTTGGTGACTTGGTGTGTGAAGTTTAATTAGATGTGAAGCGAACAGTGTCTCTACTTTACAGAACGTAAACATACACATCAGATCTTCGAAAAGCTTTAAGATTATGATCACTATTGCATAAATATTGTCAACAATGTGATCATACCTGTAAGTAAAGCTCTCTTGTATAATACCTTGATATTTTATTTCTGATGATATAGTGTATATGCTAAAAATGTTTCAAACTTCTTTGGCCGTCGAACTATATTGTTTTAGTTACTTTTAATTGTTATTCAAAAACCACTGTACAAACAAAAGTGTGAATAATCACAACCACTTTTTAATCAGTGCCGACCACCATGCACGATCCAAACATGATAACATCGACAAGACAGACAAGATTTTCCTGCTTCACTAAATCTCACACATACAACTACTGAccacaacttaaaaaaaaataacaaatattaaattatcaaaaaatatatataatatatgttcaGTATAGTACTGTAACAAATAGCATGCCAAACGTTTGGCGTAGTGTTTACTCTCTCTTACATACAAAGAGTAATACATTTTTAAGGCAATGGAGACAGCATCTCTGTCAGTTTGCAAGTATCGGGTTCCTTTCTTCATCGATATCTATCGCAAGTACACGGTCTGGGTCCGAGCCGCTTGGTCCTTCCGCGTAAAGAGTTGGAAGATAGGCCTTATACGCCGGCAAATACCGCGACACAAAGTCATTCACCTACACAGATTGTATATTTCAACATTTAAAGCAACAACAAATGGGTTTTCTTCTGTAACCACTACTATAGTGTACTTATTATTAGTCTAAACAGTTTATTACCTCTTCATCCGACATCCCAGCTTTGCCAGCCTGCCTCATGGCGATTTCCGCCTgttcaaaccaaaaaacaaaacccaggTTTGTATAGACAAACGCAGCGAAAACACCATTGGTTTTGTTATTGTCAGATATACAAACCTGAAGACGCCACCGGTATACATAACTTGGGTCCTGGATTTTGATGACGACCCAAGCATCGATGTACTTGTCCCATACGTCATAATACGCTTCAAGGTTCTTATTCACAATCTCCAGCtgcagaaagagaaagagagttttcATTATAGCATGTGTTGCATAGCGCGACTCTATTGGTTTTAAAGGGAGTTGAGATAACCTGCGGATCAACTGCTTTAACAACGTCAGCTGGAAGAGGCTTAAAACCAAGCATCCATCCCTCAAAGAGAATAACCTGGAGATCATCAAACATCTTTTTAATGGACTTATATATCCTTGTAACCTTGAACAGAACACTTGAAAAGATGGTAAATACCGTAAGAGGTCCTTCAACTTCAGGCCACGTTGATGAATCAGCTCTGTCACCTCTCCCACTATAGGCAGACTGCAGCCAAATAAGAATGAATCAAAGAGTTAAGAACAGGTTCCTCTGTTTTCGTTCTACGTGTACATGATACAAAGTGATGAAACAGAGAAGATAATGTAAAGCTGTGACTCACCTTATCGTACCTAGGTACCTTCATCTTCATGCCTGTTAAtgatcaaaaaatttaaaacggtaaataaagaaaatagaaaacaagaataaaacccTACAGATGAAGATGAAACAAACCTTCTTTGGTCAGTTTAGTCAGGGCTTCTAGTGTTTCAACAGAGAGTTGCAGATCATGGCTTCCTGAATTTCCACGATACTGGTGGATACAAAGAAGACTCCATGACGATAATTGTCAAACTAAAGAAAAGACTGACAAAAAGAAACATGCTGAGAATTATCAAGATGAGTTTACCTCTAGAAGTGCATTCCCTGGATTATTTTCTCTCAATTCAgtctgaataaataaaaaaaggatgGAAGCTAAGAAACGGAGAAGAAAGAACATCCAGACAACTGAGGTTACAAGTAAAACCTTATATAATGATATCTTACCTGACCTTGTGCAGTCAAGTAAAAATCGTCTATTGATACTGTCGCCGACTTCCTGACATAATATTGCCTTTGTATTAGTAATAAGAATCACAGACTAAGATAGAATTAAGTTGCAGCAGACCAAGTTGtacctttttgttgttttgaaaaGATAATCAAGTGCAAACACAAGTGTAGTCTTGCCACATCCTTGAGGCGCGCTAAATCCAATCTGCATTGTCAAACACACATCATCTATCAGATCTCTCGATCCACCCCATCATTTAATTTGAGGTTATActtaagagaaaagaaaaaaaacaagttagtaGTACCACTAATGGAGGAACATCATCTCCATCATGAGACTTGGAGTTATGAAGAGCAATCTGATCTTCGCACCACATAAAAACAGGAATATAGTAGTGGTATAGCCTAGCTTTCTGAGGAATAGTGAGCTTAAGCTCATTAAGCTGAAAGAGTCTGCAGAGCTGTGAGCCGTAGAGTAACCATTTGTCAATAGAAAGGCCAACTCTTTCAGGAGTAATACCAATCTTGTCAACTAGAGGACCGGAGCATATGAACTCAAAAAGATCAGAAACTGAAGAGACATCAactgtttttgttgttggtaaCGAGTAGCATTTGTTGGAGTCCCCTCCATAACTTGTAGCATAATCATGAACCATTGAATTGTCCTGAATCCACGAGCATCCACAGCCTACAcgtaaaaaatgcaaaaaagaaggtcatcatcatcactctatCCACAACAATCTTAAAACCTGAAGTTGCAGTTAAGATTACGATCTCTGACAACACAGATGAAACAATCTATAAACCTTAACACACGAACtcaaaaaatctgttttttttttaaaacccttgAGAGGAATCTGCCGAAAACGCAAACCAATGAatacaaaattcaatttttctatactaaaatttccaaataaccaaacacaattcaTCAGAGAAACAGGACGAAAAGAAGAGActttgaaacaaaaaacaataaagaggaatcaaagattaaaagagaaattaaaagaattggtttaccagagaaagagaaaagggtagGAATCGGAGAAAGcttggaggaggaagaagagaggacaTGGTCGTtaaatttggaagaagaaggacgTTGTTGtcttttgaaattaaaaga from Camelina sativa cultivar DH55 chromosome 9, Cs, whole genome shotgun sequence encodes:
- the LOC104714343 gene encoding D-glycerate 3-kinase, chloroplastic isoform X2, which produces MAVAISSSSLISSAWQATLQHYNNPRDYPLIPPCHSNPISNSFNFKRQQRPSSSKFNDHVLSSSSSKLSPIPTLFSFSGCGCSWIQDNSMVHDYATSYGGDSNKCYSLPTTKTVDVSSVSDLFEFICSGPLVDKIGITPERVGLSIDKWLLYGSQLCRLFQLNELKLTIPQKARLYHYYIPVFMWCEDQIALHNSKSHDGDDVPPLVIGFSAPQGCGKTTLVFALDYLFKTTKRKSATVSIDDFYLTAQGQTELRENNPGNALLEYRGNSGSHDLQLSVETLEALTKLTKEGMKMKVPRYDKSAYSGRGDRADSSTWPEVEGPLTVILFEGWMLGFKPLPADVVKAVDPQLEIVNKNLEAYYDVWDKYIDAWVVIKIQDPSYVYRWRLQAEIAMRQAGKAGMSDEEVNDFVSRYLPAYKAYLPTLYAEGPSGSDPDRVLAIDIDEERNPILAN
- the LOC104714343 gene encoding D-glycerate 3-kinase, chloroplastic isoform X1 — its product is MAVAISSSSLISSAWQATLQHYNNPRDYPLIPPCHSNPISNSFNFKRQQRPSSSKFNDHVLSSSSSKLSPIPTLFSFSGCGCSWIQDNSMVHDYATSYGGDSNKCYSLPTTKTVDVSSVSDLFEFICSGPLVDKIGITPERVGLSIDKWLLYGSQLCRLFQLNELKLTIPQKARLYHYYIPVFMWCEDQIALHNSKSHDGDDVPPLVIGFSAPQGCGKTTLVFALDYLFKTTKRKSATVSIDDFYLTAQGQTELRENNPGNALLEYRGNSGSHDLQLSVETLEALTKLTKEGMKMKVPRYDKSAYSGRGDRADSSTWPEVEGPLTVILFEGWMLGFKPLPADVVKAVDPQLEIVNKNLEAYYDVWDKYIDAWVVIKIQDPSYVYRWRLQVCISDNNKTNGVFAAFVYTNLGFVFWFEQAEIAMRQAGKAGMSDEEVNDFVSRYLPAYKAYLPTLYAEGPSGSDPDRVLAIDIDEERNPILAN